The Amylolactobacillus amylophilus DSM 20533 = JCM 1125 genome contains a region encoding:
- the dnaG gene encoding DNA primase: protein MAGYFDDSVIENVRQQVNIVDVIGQYVELSRKGKNYMGLCPFHEEKTPSFSVSEDKQLYHCFSCGRAGNLFKFIMDIEDMNFQEAVRKIAQDANIELPDNQRSVQEKSSVSYKLKKMYQEAEVFYAHILNATKTGIKALDYLKGRQITAAAIESFGLGYAPDVHNILLEYLQQQDFTADELRASGLFVENDNGELFDRFRDRVMFPLKDQSGQIIAFSGRKLNQDSNQPKYLNSPETKIFTKSKLLFNFDQAKTTLKNDQHLILFEGYMDVISATQAGVKNGIASMGTSLTDEQIYAIRRVTNKLILAYDGDQPGQKATERALVLFNEKNFDLEVGVVTLPEQLDPDEFIKKYGAEKFRHELQGAVTPTEFRLKVLQQKYNLANDREKVEYGEEAVKLIATVNSPVAAEIYLNQLADQLSVSTDALKGQLVRVRRLNRQVQRRSQNTQAQNQQGQSSYGPEPMQNQATGVDTAISRAERRLLYLQLHYDEVMEYLHEQNFEFQDQNFAKIANLWENFRDTHDNIKVDSFLDYVPEELKSIIVNVEMSEMPEDYSMDEVDDYLAAFAKERVRRQIASLTDELNEAKRKHDEDAEVALTQKIITLQRMMRL from the coding sequence ATGGCAGGATACTTTGACGATAGCGTGATAGAAAACGTGCGCCAACAAGTAAATATTGTTGATGTAATTGGTCAGTATGTGGAGCTAAGCCGTAAAGGCAAAAACTACATGGGTTTGTGTCCGTTTCATGAAGAGAAAACCCCTTCTTTTTCCGTAAGTGAAGATAAGCAACTGTATCATTGTTTTAGTTGTGGTCGTGCCGGGAACCTGTTCAAGTTCATCATGGATATTGAAGATATGAACTTTCAAGAGGCCGTTAGAAAGATTGCTCAAGATGCGAACATTGAGCTGCCGGATAACCAGCGCAGCGTGCAGGAAAAGAGTTCAGTTTCTTACAAGCTCAAGAAGATGTATCAAGAGGCAGAAGTATTTTACGCACACATTTTAAATGCCACAAAGACCGGTATTAAAGCACTCGATTACCTTAAGGGTCGCCAGATTACGGCTGCAGCGATTGAAAGCTTTGGACTGGGCTATGCACCGGATGTCCATAACATTCTACTGGAGTATCTACAACAACAGGATTTTACGGCGGACGAATTACGCGCATCTGGACTGTTTGTTGAAAATGACAATGGAGAACTCTTCGACCGTTTTCGCGATCGCGTAATGTTTCCCTTAAAAGACCAGTCGGGACAAATTATTGCATTCTCCGGACGAAAGCTCAATCAAGATTCAAACCAACCAAAGTATCTCAATAGTCCGGAAACCAAAATTTTTACCAAGAGTAAATTACTGTTCAACTTCGATCAGGCCAAAACCACCTTGAAGAATGACCAACATCTCATCCTGTTTGAAGGTTATATGGATGTGATTAGTGCCACGCAGGCAGGCGTGAAAAACGGCATTGCCTCGATGGGTACGAGTTTGACCGATGAACAAATTTACGCAATCAGGCGGGTCACAAACAAGCTTATTCTTGCGTACGATGGTGATCAACCCGGGCAAAAGGCTACAGAGCGCGCCCTAGTACTGTTCAATGAGAAAAATTTTGACCTGGAAGTTGGTGTGGTCACTTTACCAGAGCAGCTCGATCCTGACGAGTTTATCAAGAAATATGGTGCAGAGAAGTTTCGCCACGAATTACAGGGCGCGGTGACACCAACAGAGTTTCGGTTGAAGGTTTTGCAACAGAAATATAATCTGGCAAATGACCGGGAGAAAGTTGAGTATGGCGAAGAGGCGGTCAAGCTGATTGCAACCGTGAATTCGCCAGTGGCTGCCGAGATTTATCTTAATCAACTAGCGGATCAACTATCTGTTTCGACCGATGCCTTAAAAGGCCAGTTGGTGCGTGTTCGCCGGCTAAACCGGCAAGTACAACGGCGTAGTCAAAATACTCAGGCCCAAAATCAGCAAGGCCAAAGTAGTTATGGCCCTGAGCCCATGCAAAACCAAGCAACAGGTGTCGATACCGCAATCAGTCGGGCAGAACGAAGGTTGTTGTATTTGCAGCTCCATTATGACGAGGTAATGGAGTATCTCCATGAACAAAATTTTGAGTTCCAAGACCAAAACTTTGCAAAAATTGCTAATTTATGGGAAAATTTTAGAGATACGCATGATAATATAAAGGTTGATAGTTTTTTAGATTATGTCCCTGAGGAGTTAAAGAGTATAATTGTCAATGTTGAGATGTCTGAAATGCCGGAAGATTACAGCATGGATGAGGTTGATGATTATTTAGCAGCTTTCGCAAAAGAACGTGTTCGGCGGCAAATTGCGTCATTAACAGACGAACTAAATGAGGCCAAACGTAAACACGATGAAGATGCGGAAGTCGCTTTGACTCAGAAAATTATAACTCTGCAGAGAATGATGAGATTATAG
- a CDS encoding 2-hydroxymuconate tautomerase: MPLVHIDLIEGRSAEQLSKMVEEVTAAIVKNTGAPAEHVHIVLNEMKKEHYSVGGVLKSAE, encoded by the coding sequence ATGCCTCTAGTACACATTGATTTAATTGAAGGACGTTCGGCTGAACAACTAAGTAAGATGGTTGAGGAGGTTACTGCAGCAATCGTGAAGAATACTGGTGCACCCGCAGAACACGTCCATATTGTTCTAAACGAGATGAAAAAAGAACACTACAGTGTGGGTGGAGTGCTCAAAAGCGCTGAATAA
- the pepT gene encoding peptidase T: MKYETLLPRFLGYVKENTRSDEYSNSVPSTQNQVVFLQKLVAELEQLGLAEVKYNKVNGYVTATIPATTTKDVPVIGFISHVDTADFNSENINPQIVENYDGQSVINLGESEFKLDPSSFPSLKKYAGQTLITTDGTTLLGADDKAGVAEIMTLAEYLIVRPEIEHGKIRVAFGPDEEIGTGADKFDVADFGADFAYTVDGGPVGQLEFETFSAIGLKVDIQGTNVHPSEAKGKMVSAIQLAIDFHNSLPAAERAETTEGREGFFHLLNLNGTAEDAHMDYIIRDFERAGLNRRRQLVLDIAKEINQKFAEPRIKTTMVEQYFNMVEVMKDHMDVVELAENAMCALGIEPDEEPVRGGTDGSKISFMGLPTPNLFAGGENMHGRYEYVALQSMEKAVDVLLKISELNTNK; this comes from the coding sequence ATGAAATACGAAACTTTATTACCACGTTTTCTGGGCTACGTGAAGGAGAACACCCGCTCAGATGAATACTCAAATAGCGTCCCTTCAACACAAAATCAAGTTGTTTTCCTGCAAAAGTTAGTCGCAGAATTAGAACAATTGGGCTTGGCTGAGGTTAAATATAATAAAGTTAATGGTTATGTGACAGCGACAATTCCCGCAACGACAACTAAGGACGTGCCAGTCATCGGCTTTATCAGTCACGTCGATACGGCCGATTTCAATTCGGAGAATATTAATCCCCAAATCGTCGAAAATTACGACGGCCAAAGTGTCATCAATCTTGGCGAGAGTGAATTCAAACTTGATCCAAGTTCTTTCCCTAGCCTAAAGAAATATGCAGGACAGACGCTAATCACGACTGACGGAACCACGCTCTTAGGCGCAGATGATAAAGCTGGTGTGGCGGAAATCATGACTTTGGCCGAATACCTCATCGTACGGCCAGAGATTGAACACGGCAAAATTCGTGTGGCCTTTGGTCCCGACGAGGAAATCGGTACGGGTGCAGATAAATTTGATGTTGCTGACTTTGGCGCTGATTTCGCCTACACGGTTGATGGCGGCCCTGTGGGCCAGCTTGAATTCGAAACATTCAGTGCGATCGGCCTGAAAGTCGATATTCAAGGAACAAATGTCCATCCTAGTGAAGCAAAGGGGAAAATGGTTAGTGCAATTCAGCTGGCAATTGATTTCCATAACAGCTTGCCAGCTGCTGAACGTGCCGAAACTACTGAAGGGCGAGAGGGATTCTTCCACCTACTTAATCTAAACGGCACAGCCGAGGATGCCCACATGGACTACATCATCCGGGACTTTGAGCGCGCGGGGCTCAATCGTCGCCGCCAACTCGTACTTGATATTGCAAAGGAAATTAATCAAAAATTTGCTGAGCCACGTATCAAGACAACGATGGTCGAACAATACTTCAACATGGTTGAGGTGATGAAGGATCATATGGATGTAGTTGAACTGGCAGAGAATGCCATGTGTGCGCTCGGTATTGAGCCAGATGAGGAACCAGTTCGTGGTGGAACTGATGGCTCTAAGATTTCATTTATGGGACTACCAACACCAAACCTGTTTGCCGGTGGCGAGAATATGCACGGTCGGTATGAATATGTGGCCCTGCAGTCTATGGAAAAGGCAGTAGATGTACTGCTGAAAATTAGCGAGTTGAACACGAACAAGTAG
- the glyS gene encoding glycine--tRNA ligase subunit beta — MTKNYLLEIGLEEMPAHVVTPSIKQLVQKVTKFLKEQGLTFKNIKPFSTPRRLALLVEGLSEQQDDVDLVQKGPAQKIAQDQEGNWSKAAIGFANSQQMTVDDIYFEDLKGTSYAYIHVQKKGKTAQEILPELAGVIKSLTFKTRMRWASNDFEYIRPIHWLVSLLDDVVVPFSVVDVQAGRQTKGHRFLGDPVVLARADDYEEALKNEFVIADAADRKAIITSQIKELAAANSWQVNLDQSLLEEVTNLVEYPTSFAGSFDAQYLAIPEEVLITSMKDNQRYFDVRDQDGKLSNHFIAVRNGNRDHLDNVIMGNEKVLVARLDDAKFFYEEDQKFPISHYVDRLNNVSFHDKIGSMAEKMQRVQKIGQIIAQQFALSEQSMVDFNRASEIYKFDLVTGMVGEFAELQGIMGQHYAKLAGERDAVSLAIKEHYQPITAESKLPSSKVGALLALSDKLDTIITFFSAGMIPTSSNDPYALRRYAYGIVRILLKQKWALDFQTALPELIAGLDGLTPAPLPKSGAETAQIASFIRDRVKQYLQVADYRYDVIDAVLASIQQDPLKINQAAQVLEQHHDDQQFKPVVEALTRINNILKKVKPAGNKVVDDTLFENDSEVELANATAVLMEQTDFEQLYEEFVDVRPIIESYFNDNMIMADDDAVRMNRLTQLSILNRLSHQLGDLSQLVIK, encoded by the coding sequence ATGACTAAAAACTACTTATTAGAAATTGGGCTGGAGGAAATGCCGGCACATGTGGTAACACCAAGCATTAAACAACTAGTGCAAAAGGTAACGAAATTTCTGAAAGAACAGGGTTTAACATTCAAGAACATTAAGCCATTCTCTACACCAAGAAGATTAGCTCTTCTTGTAGAAGGACTGAGTGAACAGCAAGACGACGTTGACTTAGTTCAAAAGGGTCCTGCGCAAAAGATTGCCCAAGACCAAGAAGGTAATTGGAGCAAAGCGGCAATCGGTTTCGCCAATTCACAACAGATGACGGTAGACGATATTTACTTTGAAGATCTGAAGGGAACTAGTTACGCATATATTCACGTTCAAAAGAAGGGGAAGACTGCACAAGAGATTCTGCCCGAGCTTGCGGGTGTGATCAAATCCCTGACCTTTAAAACGAGGATGCGCTGGGCAAGTAACGACTTCGAATATATTCGGCCGATTCACTGGTTGGTTTCTTTATTGGATGATGTTGTTGTGCCATTTTCGGTGGTTGATGTGCAGGCTGGCCGGCAAACTAAGGGTCACAGATTTCTCGGAGACCCCGTAGTGCTTGCGCGGGCTGATGATTATGAGGAAGCTTTGAAAAACGAATTTGTCATCGCTGACGCAGCCGACCGCAAGGCAATTATCACGAGTCAGATTAAGGAACTTGCCGCGGCGAATAGTTGGCAAGTTAACCTTGACCAAAGCTTGTTAGAAGAAGTGACCAATCTGGTCGAGTACCCAACGAGTTTTGCTGGCTCGTTTGATGCGCAGTATCTGGCAATTCCAGAGGAGGTACTGATTACCTCTATGAAGGACAATCAACGTTACTTCGATGTTCGTGACCAGGATGGGAAATTGAGCAATCACTTTATCGCGGTTCGTAACGGTAACCGCGATCACCTAGACAACGTCATCATGGGAAATGAGAAGGTACTTGTTGCGAGATTAGACGATGCCAAGTTCTTCTATGAAGAAGACCAGAAGTTTCCGATTAGTCACTATGTCGACAGATTAAATAATGTTTCGTTTCATGACAAGATCGGCTCGATGGCTGAGAAGATGCAACGTGTCCAAAAAATTGGCCAGATCATCGCACAACAGTTTGCGCTCTCTGAACAAAGCATGGTTGATTTCAACCGCGCAAGTGAGATTTACAAGTTTGATTTGGTTACAGGCATGGTCGGTGAGTTTGCTGAGTTACAGGGGATTATGGGGCAACATTATGCCAAATTAGCCGGTGAACGTGACGCCGTCAGTCTAGCAATCAAGGAGCACTATCAACCCATCACCGCAGAATCCAAGTTGCCAAGTTCTAAGGTAGGGGCGCTGCTTGCATTGAGTGACAAGCTAGACACGATAATTACGTTCTTTAGCGCAGGCATGATTCCAACCAGTTCAAACGATCCCTACGCTTTGCGTCGCTATGCATACGGTATCGTAAGAATTCTGTTGAAGCAAAAATGGGCACTTGACTTCCAGACTGCATTACCTGAATTAATTGCAGGGTTAGATGGTCTCACACCAGCGCCACTGCCAAAGAGCGGCGCGGAGACTGCCCAAATAGCCAGCTTCATCCGTGATCGTGTCAAACAATATCTACAAGTAGCGGACTACAGGTATGATGTGATAGATGCTGTATTAGCTTCAATTCAACAGGATCCATTGAAGATTAACCAGGCTGCTCAAGTGCTTGAACAGCATCATGACGATCAACAATTTAAGCCGGTAGTTGAGGCCCTCACTAGAATCAATAACATTTTGAAGAAGGTCAAACCGGCTGGTAATAAAGTTGTCGATGACACCTTGTTTGAGAATGATTCGGAAGTAGAATTGGCAAACGCCACGGCCGTATTGATGGAGCAAACAGACTTTGAACAACTCTATGAAGAATTCGTCGACGTAAGGCCAATCATTGAGAGTTACTTCAACGATAATATGATCATGGCTGACGATGATGCGGTTCGAATGAATAGGTTAACTCAACTAAGTATTTTGAATCGCCTTTCACATCAATTAGGTGATTTAAGTCAATTGGTAATTAAGTAA
- the glyQ gene encoding glycine--tRNA ligase subunit alpha produces MTEKLNIQQMIFKLQEFWASKGCMIMNAYDVEKGAGTMSPYTFLRAVGPEPWNAAYVEPSRRPADGRYGENPNRLFQHHQFQVVMKPSPKDIQEYYLDSLRALGIDPLEHDIRFVEDNWENPSMGCAGVGWEVWLDGMEVSQFTYFQVVGGLDVKPVTSEITYGVERLASYIQDVSTVFELEWSDGVLYGDIFKEPEYEHSKYAFEESNQDILLELFDTYEKTAKRLLVLNLVHPAYDYILKCSHTFNLLDARGAVSVTERAGYLSRIRNMAHEVAKAFVEEREKRGFPLLKNNQTEVGALND; encoded by the coding sequence ATGACTGAAAAATTGAACATTCAACAAATGATTTTTAAATTACAAGAGTTCTGGGCCTCTAAAGGCTGTATGATCATGAATGCCTACGACGTCGAGAAGGGTGCTGGGACCATGAGCCCCTATACTTTCCTGCGTGCCGTTGGGCCGGAACCCTGGAATGCAGCTTATGTGGAGCCTTCGCGTCGCCCCGCTGATGGTCGTTACGGTGAAAACCCGAACAGACTATTCCAACACCACCAATTCCAGGTGGTCATGAAGCCATCACCAAAAGACATCCAGGAATACTACCTTGATAGCTTGCGTGCGCTTGGTATCGACCCATTAGAGCATGATATCCGCTTCGTGGAGGATAACTGGGAGAACCCATCTATGGGTTGTGCCGGGGTTGGTTGGGAAGTCTGGCTTGACGGTATGGAAGTATCACAGTTTACCTACTTCCAAGTTGTTGGTGGGCTAGATGTTAAACCCGTCACTAGCGAGATTACCTACGGAGTTGAGCGTTTGGCATCCTACATCCAAGATGTAAGCACGGTATTCGAACTTGAATGGAGCGATGGTGTGCTCTACGGAGATATCTTCAAAGAACCTGAATACGAGCACTCTAAGTATGCTTTTGAGGAGAGCAACCAAGATATCCTCCTGGAATTATTTGATACCTACGAGAAGACGGCTAAACGGCTACTGGTTTTAAACTTGGTTCATCCCGCATATGACTATATCTTAAAGTGTAGCCATACGTTTAACTTACTAGATGCTCGTGGTGCAGTCTCTGTGACAGAGCGTGCAGGTTACTTGAGTCGTATCCGAAATATGGCACATGAAGTTGCCAAGGCATTCGTTGAAGAGCGTGAGAAGCGTGGCTTCCCGTTACTGAAGAATAATCAAACAGAGGTTGGTGCTTTAAATGACTAA
- a CDS encoding LBP_cg2779 family protein, producing MNPDNLSDLIVEYQRKHSMNDAGLAFASHLAVEKIHGMKTGEADASEAEISQLLDFIQRN from the coding sequence ATGAATCCAGATAATTTGTCAGACTTAATTGTTGAGTACCAAAGAAAACATTCAATGAACGATGCAGGATTGGCCTTTGCCAGCCACCTAGCAGTTGAGAAAATTCACGGCATGAAGACTGGTGAGGCCGACGCGTCGGAAGCTGAGATTAGTCAGCTACTTGACTTCATTCAACGTAATTAG
- the lepB gene encoding signal peptidase I: protein MTTNKYAKENTENDSLFKWFLQVIVLALIFLGAYFLVFKFVLSNEIVSGPSMEPTFKDGDRLIANRHPTINRYDVVVLDAPDSPGTLYIKRVIGLPGDTISSKNDVTYINGKAVKEPYLDEYKKDLPEGQQFTADFSLQSIFGVEKVPADSYFVMGDNRNVSRDSRMIGFIKKSAIEGKVKFRYFPFTRMQFY from the coding sequence ATGACAACTAATAAATATGCAAAAGAAAACACCGAGAATGACTCACTCTTTAAATGGTTCCTACAAGTCATAGTATTAGCTCTAATATTTCTCGGCGCATATTTTCTTGTATTTAAGTTCGTCCTTTCAAACGAAATTGTCTCTGGGCCCTCGATGGAGCCAACTTTTAAAGACGGCGATCGCTTGATTGCTAACAGACACCCAACCATTAATCGCTACGACGTTGTAGTACTCGATGCACCAGACAGTCCTGGTACATTATACATCAAGCGCGTGATTGGCCTTCCAGGAGATACGATTAGTTCTAAGAACGATGTAACATACATCAACGGTAAAGCAGTCAAGGAGCCTTACCTTGATGAATACAAGAAAGATTTGCCCGAGGGGCAGCAATTTACAGCAGATTTCAGTTTGCAATCTATCTTTGGCGTAGAGAAAGTTCCGGCAGATTCCTACTTTGTAATGGGTGATAACAGAAATGTCAGTCGGGACAGCCGGATGATTGGCTTCATCAAAAAATCGGCGATTGAGGGTAAGGTCAAGTTCAGGTATTTCCCCTTCACTAGAATGCAGTTCTATTAA
- a CDS encoding Nif3-like dinuclear metal center hexameric protein, producing the protein MTEIKEIIAKIEEFAPKSLALPGDPVGLQIGSADEGITKALVTLDVRPEIVQEAIDSNIHFIFSHHPAMFKPAKNLDYRDPQNAMYAEIIKHDITVYSAHTNIDCAKHGMNDWLAEKLQLEQIKPFAFELNEDGCPIGLGRKGVLKQPVELANFAEKIKQIFKLEGLRLIANNPHQLIQKVGIIGGDGGKYFQQAITNQLDLFITGDVYYHTGHDMLAANLAVIDPGHHIEQIFKRVMSDKLNEWSAANKWGVDFVPSQISTDPYQFI; encoded by the coding sequence ATGACAGAGATTAAAGAAATTATTGCAAAAATCGAGGAATTTGCACCCAAGTCTCTTGCCCTGCCGGGAGATCCGGTCGGACTGCAGATTGGTTCTGCAGACGAGGGGATTACTAAGGCTTTGGTCACGCTCGATGTGCGTCCAGAAATCGTCCAGGAAGCAATCGACTCGAATATCCACTTTATCTTTAGTCATCATCCTGCCATGTTCAAACCAGCTAAAAACCTAGATTACAGGGATCCGCAAAACGCAATGTATGCTGAGATTATTAAGCACGACATCACAGTTTATTCGGCGCATACAAACATTGACTGTGCAAAACATGGCATGAATGATTGGCTCGCCGAAAAATTACAGCTAGAGCAAATTAAACCGTTCGCCTTCGAACTAAACGAAGACGGTTGTCCGATTGGTCTTGGACGTAAGGGAGTATTGAAACAACCAGTTGAACTAGCTAATTTTGCTGAGAAAATCAAACAGATTTTTAAATTAGAAGGATTACGCCTGATTGCCAATAATCCGCACCAATTAATCCAAAAAGTCGGTATAATCGGTGGTGACGGCGGAAAGTACTTCCAACAGGCAATTACCAATCAGTTAGACCTCTTCATTACGGGAGACGTATACTACCACACCGGACACGATATGCTGGCCGCAAATTTGGCCGTAATCGACCCAGGTCACCATATTGAGCAAATCTTCAAACGGGTGATGTCGGATAAATTAAATGAATGGTCTGCCGCTAATAAATGGGGCGTCGACTTTGTACCATCACAAATTTCCACTGATCCATACCAATTTATTTAA
- the mscL gene encoding large conductance mechanosensitive channel protein MscL: protein MEKRSSQNQKQAQIDSAIGEKSVHVFNDFRDFLATGNIVNFAVGFLVGNALSKVIQAFITDLFDPIISKITGKSVLLVNQKLVLGQGQIVISWGHFISQLINFLITAIAVYIVIRAMQKTIMKQDAAGALTGDEIQAQILRELQLNNRMMRRNLELNRREEELRTLKADIKKREDILAVKERFDAAKR, encoded by the coding sequence TTGGAAAAAAGAAGTAGTCAAAATCAGAAGCAAGCACAGATAGATAGTGCAATCGGTGAAAAATCTGTCCACGTCTTCAACGATTTTCGAGATTTCCTCGCTACCGGGAATATCGTCAACTTTGCCGTTGGTTTCCTAGTTGGTAATGCACTGTCGAAGGTGATTCAGGCATTCATCACGGATTTATTCGATCCAATCATTTCGAAAATAACAGGTAAATCTGTGCTGTTGGTTAACCAGAAGCTCGTTTTGGGGCAAGGCCAGATAGTAATCAGCTGGGGGCATTTTATTAGCCAATTAATCAATTTCTTGATTACCGCAATCGCCGTTTACATTGTTATTCGTGCCATGCAAAAGACCATCATGAAGCAGGATGCTGCTGGTGCGCTGACCGGCGACGAGATACAGGCACAGATTTTGCGTGAATTACAGCTAAATAACCGAATGATGAGACGTAACCTCGAACTGAATCGGCGTGAAGAGGAGTTGCGTACTTTAAAAGCAGATATAAAAAAACGAGAAGATATTCTCGCCGTGAAAGAGCGTTTCGACGCAGCGAAACGTTAG
- the rpoD gene encoding RNA polymerase sigma factor RpoD: protein MAEKKESTKKTAKVTKTTKTAKAKTTKDQVKTNDEGELQVDGQTLDQAVKVVVKEAKKEKEITETNFIEQLVKPFYLEDQAIDQLVQEFEDNGISIVDEKGEPSPLALKKQKNVEKSELKNVSAPSNIRMNDPVRMYLKEIGRVPLLKAEQEVEIAHRIEQGDASAKQELAEANLRLVVSIAKRYVGRGMQFLDLIQEGNMGLMKAVDKFDYRLGFKFSTYATWWIRQAITRAIADQARTIRIPVHMVETINKLIRIQRQLLQDLGREPTPEEIGAEMDMTTEKVREILKIAQEPVSLETPIGEEDDSHLGDFIEDQDATSPEDHASYELLKEQLEDVLDTLTDREENVLRLRFGLDDGRTRTLEEVGKVFGVTRERIRQIEAKALRKLRHPSRSNQLKDFLD, encoded by the coding sequence ATGGCTGAAAAAAAAGAGAGCACGAAGAAAACCGCTAAAGTAACGAAAACTACGAAGACCGCAAAGGCAAAGACAACTAAGGATCAAGTAAAAACCAACGACGAGGGAGAACTACAAGTCGACGGTCAAACTTTAGACCAAGCTGTGAAGGTGGTTGTTAAAGAAGCCAAGAAAGAAAAGGAAATCACTGAGACCAATTTTATTGAGCAGTTAGTCAAGCCATTCTATCTCGAGGATCAGGCAATTGATCAACTGGTCCAAGAGTTTGAAGATAATGGTATCAGTATCGTTGATGAGAAGGGTGAGCCAAGCCCACTAGCACTGAAGAAACAAAAAAATGTCGAAAAATCAGAGCTAAAGAACGTGAGCGCTCCTTCAAACATTCGAATGAATGATCCTGTCAGAATGTACCTGAAAGAAATTGGTAGAGTACCGCTCTTAAAGGCCGAGCAAGAGGTAGAGATTGCCCATAGAATCGAACAGGGTGACGCCAGCGCGAAACAAGAGCTTGCAGAAGCCAATCTCCGTCTGGTGGTGTCGATTGCGAAACGTTATGTAGGGCGTGGTATGCAATTCCTCGACTTAATTCAAGAGGGAAATATGGGTTTAATGAAGGCAGTCGATAAATTCGATTATCGTCTCGGATTTAAGTTCTCCACTTACGCTACTTGGTGGATTAGACAGGCGATTACCCGTGCCATTGCCGACCAAGCAAGGACGATTCGAATTCCGGTTCATATGGTTGAGACAATCAACAAATTGATTAGAATTCAACGTCAGCTGCTCCAAGACCTTGGGCGTGAACCTACACCGGAGGAAATCGGTGCCGAGATGGACATGACGACCGAGAAGGTTCGTGAAATTCTGAAGATTGCACAGGAGCCAGTCTCCTTAGAGACGCCAATTGGTGAAGAGGATGATTCACATTTGGGTGACTTCATCGAGGATCAAGATGCGACGAGCCCTGAGGATCACGCTTCGTATGAGTTGTTGAAAGAACAACTTGAGGATGTCTTAGATACGTTAACGGACCGCGAAGAAAACGTGTTGCGGTTACGTTTTGGCTTGGACGATGGACGGACGAGAACTCTAGAAGAGGTTGGTAAGGTCTTTGGCGTTACGCGTGAACGTATTCGTCAAATCGAGGCCAAGGCGCTGCGTAAGTTACGGCACCCTAGTCGTTCAAATCAACTTAAGGATTTTCTAGACTAA
- a CDS encoding tRNA (adenine(22)-N(1))-methyltransferase: MPLTPRLQAVSDMVDQGQRVADVGTDHAYVPIALVEEQQIDFAIASDIGAGPLENARNNIESAGLEGRILVRMGPGLSTIEPDDEINTVIIAGMGGKLITQILTDALASGQRFETLILEPNINEPLVRQWLMEHRYHIIAETIVADERHTYEIIKAQVAKKIRQLSPNQLLFGPVLMTEMSPTFRDKWRSRAAYLKVLAANLGMAKESPSNLAKLTEVQQEMQQIEELFSNDRD; encoded by the coding sequence ATGCCTTTAACTCCCCGCCTACAAGCAGTATCAGACATGGTCGATCAGGGACAAAGGGTTGCCGATGTTGGCACCGATCATGCGTATGTACCAATCGCACTAGTAGAGGAGCAACAGATTGACTTTGCGATTGCCAGCGATATTGGTGCAGGACCTTTAGAGAACGCAAGGAATAATATTGAGAGTGCGGGCCTAGAGGGCCGAATTTTAGTTCGAATGGGGCCCGGACTTTCGACAATTGAACCTGATGACGAAATCAACACCGTCATCATCGCCGGCATGGGCGGTAAGCTCATCACGCAAATTCTGACTGATGCACTGGCATCTGGTCAGAGATTTGAAACGTTGATTCTGGAACCAAATATCAATGAACCACTGGTTCGACAGTGGTTGATGGAGCACCGCTATCATATTATTGCTGAAACTATCGTTGCGGACGAACGCCACACATACGAGATTATTAAGGCACAAGTTGCGAAGAAGATCAGGCAATTGTCGCCCAACCAATTGCTCTTTGGCCCTGTATTAATGACTGAAATGAGCCCAACATTCAGGGATAAATGGCGTAGTCGGGCAGCCTATCTGAAGGTTTTGGCGGCCAACCTAGGAATGGCCAAGGAATCGCCCAGTAATTTAGCAAAATTAACAGAGGTACAACAAGAAATGCAGCAAATCGAGGAGTTATTTTCAAATGACAGAGATTAA